A region from the Deltaproteobacteria bacterium genome encodes:
- a CDS encoding DUF134 domain-containing protein produces MPRPPKYRFIQALPDITFFKPHRVPMRMLEEVVLPVEGFEALRLVEIEGLDQDQASERMKVSRQTFGRILSAARKTLAQAVVQGMALRIEGGHYEISEEDRRRITNRPEWPMVSETIKSE; encoded by the coding sequence ATGCCTCGTCCGCCGAAATACCGTTTCATCCAGGCCTTGCCTGACATAACCTTCTTCAAGCCGCATCGGGTTCCTATGAGAATGCTTGAAGAGGTTGTTCTGCCTGTGGAGGGTTTCGAGGCCCTCCGTCTTGTCGAAATCGAGGGCCTGGACCAGGACCAGGCTTCAGAGAGAATGAAGGTCTCCAGGCAAACCTTTGGCCGTATTCTTTCTGCAGCTCGTAAGACCCTGGCCCAGGCAGTGGTCCAGGGCATGGCCCTGCGGATTGAAGGCGGCCATTATGAGATCAGTGAGGAGGATCGCCGGAGGATTACTAACCGGCCAGAATGGCCTATGGTTTCCGAAACCATAAAATCAGAATAA
- a CDS encoding Mrp/NBP35 family ATP-binding protein, whose product MTEKVQQINPTPDREKEREHQDEEIKSTLGRIRNKVLVMSGKGGVGKSTVAVNLAINLAEKGYKVGLMDVDLHGPSVPRIMGLNATFPGGDKPRPIPYSPNLAVISIEPLLPDKDKSVIWRGPLKIGVIRQFISDIEWDELDYLVIDSPPGTGDEPLTVAQTIPDAMALLVTTPQEVALADVRKSIDFCRQVNMPILGVVENMSGMTCPHCGGHIEFFKTGGGQSMAESFGVTFLGRIPFDPEVVEASEHGRPFSEPYKEMTDAVVARVEI is encoded by the coding sequence ATGACGGAAAAAGTACAGCAAATAAACCCAACTCCAGACCGAGAGAAGGAAAGGGAGCATCAGGACGAAGAAATTAAAAGTACCCTTGGTCGGATCAGGAATAAGGTCCTGGTCATGAGCGGCAAGGGAGGCGTGGGCAAAAGCACCGTGGCCGTGAATCTGGCTATCAATCTGGCTGAAAAAGGCTATAAAGTCGGGCTGATGGATGTTGACCTCCATGGCCCGAGTGTGCCCCGGATCATGGGGCTGAATGCTACGTTTCCAGGCGGTGACAAGCCTCGCCCCATACCTTATTCACCTAATCTTGCCGTTATTTCCATTGAGCCTCTGCTCCCAGACAAAGATAAATCAGTCATCTGGCGTGGGCCGCTTAAGATCGGCGTCATTCGTCAATTTATTTCCGACATTGAGTGGGATGAGCTGGATTACCTGGTTATAGACAGCCCACCCGGGACCGGGGACGAGCCCCTGACCGTGGCTCAGACCATCCCCGATGCCATGGCCCTTCTGGTCACAACGCCGCAAGAGGTGGCCCTGGCCGATGTGCGCAAGTCCATAGATTTCTGCCGCCAGGTCAACATGCCCATCCTGGGTGTTGTGGAGAATATGAGCGGGATGACCTGCCCTCATTGTGGTGGGCATATTGAATTTTTCAAGACCGGCGGCGGTCAGAGTATGGCAGAGAGTTTCGGAGTTACATTTTTAGGACGAATTCCGTTTGATCCCGAAGTAGTCGAAGCCTCGGAGCATGGCCGCCCATTTAGCGAACCGTACAAGGAAATGACAGACGCGGTCGTGGCTCGGGTTGAAATATAA
- a CDS encoding NifB/NifX family molybdenum-iron cluster-binding protein: MAKIAVACQGQTLDDQVDPRFGRAPNFLIVDLETLEFEVMDNSSIDTVAQGAGIQSAQAMANAGVEAVLSGFVGPRAYQALNAANIKMGQGLEGVTVREAVTRYKAGHVEIASQPSREGHWR, translated from the coding sequence ATGGCTAAAATAGCTGTTGCCTGCCAGGGTCAGACCCTGGATGATCAGGTTGATCCCAGGTTTGGCCGGGCGCCAAATTTTTTGATCGTTGACCTTGAAACCCTTGAGTTCGAGGTAATGGACAATTCATCAATAGACACCGTGGCCCAGGGCGCGGGGATTCAATCTGCACAAGCCATGGCCAATGCAGGCGTGGAAGCGGTGCTGAGCGGCTTTGTCGGCCCTAGAGCCTATCAGGCTTTGAACGCTGCTAACATCAAGATGGGTCAGGGTCTGGAAGGAGTTACCGTGCGTGAAGCCGTTACTCGCTATAAGGCGGGTCATGTTGAAATAGCGAGTCAGCCCAGTCGGGAGGGACACTGGAGATGA
- a CDS encoding ATP-binding protein: MIIAIASGKGGTGKTTVAAALVKVWDRPVQAVDLDVEEPNLALYLKPELTGREISMMEIPLADQDKCTACGACSEICQFKAISVLGEYILTFPEMCHGCGGCLAVCPEGALSPDTRELGEVLWGWAGEIDFLMGRLRVGEAMSPPLMRAAKKRLDSSRDVIIDAPPGVSCPAVNAVKDTDVIVLVTEPTPFGFYDLKLAREAFTPIGAPMGVVINRTGIGDKGVYDYCHATGLPILLEIPYDRQVAEAYSRGEVIVDALPEYQNMFLELSSRIRDLADRRMKEARYA; the protein is encoded by the coding sequence ATGATTATCGCCATTGCCAGTGGCAAGGGAGGCACTGGTAAGACTACTGTGGCCGCTGCCTTGGTCAAGGTCTGGGACAGGCCTGTTCAGGCCGTTGATCTGGACGTGGAGGAGCCAAACCTTGCGCTTTACCTCAAGCCGGAGCTAACCGGGCGAGAGATTTCCATGATGGAAATACCTTTGGCTGATCAGGACAAATGCACCGCCTGCGGGGCTTGTTCCGAGATTTGCCAGTTTAAGGCCATTTCTGTGTTGGGAGAGTATATCCTGACCTTCCCTGAAATGTGCCATGGCTGCGGCGGCTGCCTGGCGGTCTGTCCGGAAGGTGCGTTAAGCCCGGATACCAGGGAGCTGGGAGAGGTTTTGTGGGGCTGGGCCGGTGAGATTGATTTTCTTATGGGCCGCCTTAGGGTTGGGGAGGCCATGAGTCCGCCTTTGATGCGAGCGGCCAAGAAGCGCCTTGATTCATCCAGGGATGTGATCATTGACGCTCCGCCGGGCGTGAGTTGTCCGGCTGTAAACGCGGTCAAAGACACGGACGTCATTGTTCTGGTTACTGAACCGACACCGTTTGGATTTTACGATCTGAAGCTGGCCCGGGAAGCCTTTACTCCGATCGGTGCGCCCATGGGGGTTGTTATCAACCGGACCGGGATTGGAGATAAAGGCGTTTATGATTACTGCCATGCCACCGGGCTGCCCATCCTGTTGGAGATTCCCTATGATCGTCAGGTGGCGGAAGCATACTCCCGGGGTGAGGTCATAGTTGATGCCCTGCCCGAGTATCAAAATATGTTCCTTGAACTAAGCTCTCGGATTCGCGACTTAGCCGACAGAAGGATGAAGGAGGCCCGCTATGCCTGA
- a CDS encoding ATP-binding protein, giving the protein MPEITILSGKGGTGKTSLTAAFAHLASNHILCDLDVDAPDLHLILKPENEYLEEFFSGHEAIIDQTLCTGCGECIERCHFDAIKETPDGLVVDQLACEGCKVCVHFCPADAIEFPMRRCGQWYLSKTRFGPLVHAQLFPGEENSGLLVSLLRQQARGMAEKEGYDLILSDGAPGIGCPVISSLSGTDLAVIVTEPTPSGTHDLDRVVDLCEHFKIPVAVIINKYDINLDQVRTIENFCQDHHLNLVGKLPYDHAFTEAMVQVQTITEYQASGLADEVRKIWTRVETLARLKKAA; this is encoded by the coding sequence ATGCCTGAAATCACCATACTCAGCGGTAAAGGAGGCACGGGAAAGACGTCCCTGACAGCGGCCTTTGCTCATCTGGCCTCGAACCATATCCTTTGCGACTTAGATGTGGACGCCCCGGACCTGCACCTCATTTTAAAGCCTGAAAACGAGTACCTTGAGGAATTTTTTTCCGGCCATGAAGCGATCATTGATCAGACTTTATGCACCGGCTGCGGCGAATGTATTGAACGATGTCACTTTGATGCGATTAAAGAGACCCCAGATGGGCTGGTAGTGGACCAGCTTGCCTGCGAGGGGTGCAAGGTCTGTGTCCATTTCTGCCCAGCCGATGCGATCGAGTTTCCTATGCGGCGCTGCGGGCAGTGGTATTTATCCAAAACCAGGTTTGGTCCCCTGGTGCATGCCCAGCTCTTTCCCGGTGAGGAGAACTCCGGGCTCCTGGTTTCATTGCTTCGCCAGCAGGCGCGCGGTATGGCCGAGAAAGAAGGTTATGATTTGATCCTGTCTGACGGCGCCCCTGGCATTGGGTGTCCGGTTATCAGCTCTTTGAGTGGAACCGATCTGGCAGTGATCGTGACCGAGCCAACCCCTTCAGGCACTCATGACCTGGACCGCGTGGTGGACCTCTGTGAGCACTTTAAAATTCCGGTTGCGGTTATCATCAATAAATACGATATTAACCTCGATCAGGTTCGTACCATTGAAAATTTCTGCCAGGATCATCACCTGAATCTGGTCGGTAAGCTGCCTTATGACCATGCCTTTACCGAAGCCATGGTTCAGGTACAGACGATAACAGAGTATCAGGCAAGCGGCCTGGCAGATGAGGTCAGAAAGATCTGGACGCGCGTCGAAACGTTAGCCCGCTTAAAAAAGGCAGCTTGA
- a CDS encoding NifB/NifX family molybdenum-iron cluster-binding protein: MKIAIPLADGRLTLHFGHANQFAIINVEDQEVTDKELSSPPAHEPGALPRWLHELGVDIIIAGGMGQRAVQLFQQNNIKVVTGAPNLGPEELVQQYLSDALIIGDNVCDH, from the coding sequence ATGAAGATTGCAATTCCTTTAGCCGATGGGCGGCTGACACTCCATTTCGGTCATGCAAACCAATTTGCAATTATTAATGTGGAAGATCAGGAAGTAACAGATAAGGAACTTTCTTCTCCGCCAGCTCATGAACCCGGGGCGCTCCCGCGTTGGCTACATGAATTAGGGGTGGACATCATCATTGCCGGAGGCATGGGCCAGAGAGCCGTTCAACTTTTCCAGCAGAACAACATCAAGGTCGTCACCGGCGCTCCAAATCTGGGTCCTGAGGAACTGGTTCAGCAATATCTCTCAGATGCTTTGATCATCGGAGACAATGTCTGTGACCATTGA
- a CDS encoding sodium:solute symporter family protein, which produces MFTKILVLTLYILGLFLIGWWARTRWRDSAESYFLAGRSLSPIIFLATMAATNFSAFTVFGCSGAGYRDGYAFYPIIGFGTGFMAITFWVIGRRARELGQSSGALTPPDLVRAAYDSRGVSTLVAIVLIIFTIPYLALQPIAAGYALQELLGLDYLWGAALVTAVITIYTLRGGLKAVARTDALQGLIMLTVLLLALILIANQAGGLTTAGRKLMTQYPDLFSRPGGQSRYVPAIWFSFIFLWFFCDPMFPQLFQRFLAARDNQTIRRTMLAYPFVCSIVFILPVTIGVLGRLNHPGLTGKEADRILPLLAAGLDIPILGALVIACGLAALMSTMDSQLLTLSSIFSQDLYPLFKKSETPNGVAARVFVVILALAGLGLAIRPPGTILTIAQQTFTGLAVLFPTVLFGLYPSWRSSTGGIVSILVGEGALLLAFFGHLPTWGFLSVVPILVLTFGSYLLVAGAERLLKGQPLAWPKAFLFSPYTWAFAAIFVLAIDWWRWGKPASLIFGWPAWIIHFLVLSTLQTLVMVRWTRKSKLK; this is translated from the coding sequence ATGTTCACCAAAATTCTCGTGCTGACTCTTTATATCCTGGGGCTGTTTTTGATTGGATGGTGGGCCCGAACTCGGTGGAGAGATTCAGCCGAGTCTTACTTCTTGGCCGGCCGATCTTTAAGTCCGATAATCTTCTTGGCAACCATGGCCGCGACCAACTTCTCGGCCTTCACCGTGTTCGGCTGTTCCGGCGCCGGTTACAGGGACGGTTACGCCTTCTATCCTATTATCGGCTTTGGCACCGGATTCATGGCCATAACCTTCTGGGTCATCGGCCGCCGAGCGCGGGAACTAGGGCAATCCTCTGGAGCACTAACTCCGCCGGACCTGGTCAGAGCGGCCTATGACAGCCGGGGCGTGTCCACCCTGGTAGCCATAGTCCTGATCATCTTTACCATACCTTACCTTGCCCTCCAGCCCATTGCTGCCGGTTATGCCCTTCAGGAACTTTTAGGCCTGGATTATCTCTGGGGTGCGGCTCTGGTCACCGCCGTCATTACCATCTACACCCTCAGAGGAGGCCTCAAAGCTGTGGCCCGAACGGATGCTCTTCAAGGACTGATTATGCTCACCGTGCTGCTGCTGGCCTTGATCCTGATCGCCAATCAGGCTGGAGGCTTAACCACCGCTGGCCGAAAGCTGATGACCCAGTACCCGGATTTATTTTCACGGCCCGGCGGTCAGAGCCGCTACGTGCCAGCCATCTGGTTTTCTTTTATCTTCCTGTGGTTCTTCTGCGACCCCATGTTCCCACAGCTCTTCCAGCGTTTCCTGGCGGCGCGTGATAATCAAACCATCCGGCGAACCATGCTGGCCTATCCTTTTGTATGTTCAATCGTCTTTATCCTCCCGGTGACTATTGGCGTCCTGGGCCGATTGAACCATCCAGGATTGACTGGAAAAGAAGCGGACCGCATCCTGCCATTACTTGCCGCTGGCCTGGACATCCCGATCCTGGGCGCCCTTGTCATAGCTTGCGGGCTGGCTGCCTTGATGTCTACCATGGACTCCCAGCTGCTCACTCTATCCTCGATCTTTTCCCAGGATCTCTATCCTCTTTTTAAAAAAAGTGAGACTCCAAACGGGGTGGCGGCAAGAGTTTTTGTCGTTATTCTGGCCCTGGCTGGACTGGGCCTGGCCATCCGTCCACCCGGAACCATTTTAACTATCGCGCAGCAGACGTTTACCGGGCTGGCCGTTCTATTTCCGACTGTTCTCTTTGGATTATATCCTAGCTGGCGCTCAAGTACGGGAGGGATCGTTTCCATCCTCGTAGGAGAAGGAGCCCTTCTTCTCGCCTTTTTCGGCCACCTGCCTACATGGGGGTTTCTATCGGTAGTGCCTATCTTAGTTTTAACCTTTGGCAGTTATCTCCTGGTGGCCGGAGCCGAACGCCTTTTAAAAGGCCAGCCTCTTGCCTGGCCCAAGGCCTTTCTCTTCTCGCCCTATACCTGGGCCTTTGCGGCTATTTTTGTCCTGGCCATAGACTGGTGGCGCTGGGGCAAGCCAGCCAGCCTGATCTTTGGCTGGCCGGCCTGGATCATTCATTTCCTGGTTCTATCAACCCTCCAGACCTTGGTCATGGTTCGCTGGACCAGAAAATCTAAACTTAAATAA
- a CDS encoding FAD-binding protein produces the protein MAPIIHQVVETEVLVIGGGAAGVRAAIEACRQGCQVTILSISKVGYGNNSAISYGGFSAAIKEGHGEDSPQRHYEDTMVGGCWLNQPELARILTNQVPSEVKALERMGVYFEKDTKGKYVLMPRGGHSVARRLTTSKHSGLALLSPLVKYADGLNIAKLEGYKAVRLLMQDGRISGILGINQQGEWAAISAKSVVLATGGGGALYPETTNVPAATGEGYVLAYEAGLTLQDMEFVQFVIVNRQEPGVPRRLPPVEVFLLKGAKLKNADEEDLIASSGITTTFTRDVITRIVAREMMRDEEEGGLVYLDLSELPRDEIEKIENLKKDAIKVHPAAHFFMGGVKVDGRLGTSIEGLYTAGEVMGGVHGANRLGGNALAETFVFGSMAGSLAARLANRCGEVRLFRLDQAHQAIEKIMESFGRNQGGKYPNQNLAELQTQLTAIMGECAGAVRHRKKLEEGLSRLEALKDSVPGLSFIKSKDGWSLFTFQHKLTVSEMILKAALKREESRGAHFREDFPNQDDKSWRVNICIQKDEKEKMKLTLEPVLCL, from the coding sequence ATGGCCCCTATAATACATCAGGTTGTGGAGACCGAGGTCCTGGTAATTGGGGGTGGTGCGGCCGGGGTTCGCGCCGCCATAGAGGCATGCCGCCAGGGCTGTCAGGTCACAATCCTTTCGATATCTAAAGTTGGATATGGCAATAATTCAGCCATTTCTTATGGTGGATTTTCAGCCGCAATTAAGGAAGGTCATGGTGAAGATTCTCCCCAGCGCCATTACGAGGACACCATGGTCGGGGGATGCTGGCTCAATCAACCTGAACTGGCGCGTATTCTGACGAATCAAGTTCCATCAGAGGTCAAGGCCCTGGAGCGGATGGGGGTTTATTTTGAAAAGGACACCAAAGGGAAATATGTATTAATGCCTCGAGGTGGACATTCGGTAGCGCGAAGGCTAACCACGTCCAAGCATAGCGGTCTGGCCTTGCTTTCTCCTCTTGTGAAGTATGCTGATGGCCTGAACATCGCCAAATTAGAGGGCTATAAAGCTGTCCGGCTTTTAATGCAGGATGGCCGGATCAGTGGGATTTTGGGGATCAATCAACAAGGGGAATGGGCCGCTATTTCTGCAAAATCGGTGGTGTTGGCGACCGGCGGCGGTGGCGCGCTTTATCCGGAAACCACCAACGTGCCGGCCGCCACCGGTGAAGGTTATGTATTGGCCTATGAGGCAGGATTGACGCTTCAGGACATGGAGTTCGTTCAGTTTGTAATCGTTAACCGGCAAGAACCCGGTGTTCCCAGGCGCCTTCCGCCTGTAGAAGTGTTTTTACTGAAAGGAGCAAAGCTTAAGAACGCGGATGAAGAGGACCTGATCGCCTCAAGCGGCATAACCACGACCTTCACGCGGGATGTCATCACTCGAATTGTGGCCCGTGAGATGATGAGGGACGAAGAAGAAGGTGGTTTGGTATATCTTGATTTAAGCGAATTACCAAGAGATGAGATCGAGAAAATTGAAAACCTGAAAAAAGATGCCATAAAAGTTCATCCAGCCGCTCATTTCTTTATGGGCGGGGTCAAAGTTGACGGGCGTCTGGGTACATCAATTGAAGGACTATATACGGCCGGCGAAGTCATGGGTGGAGTTCACGGAGCAAACCGGTTAGGGGGTAATGCCTTGGCCGAGACATTTGTTTTTGGATCCATGGCTGGCTCGCTGGCGGCCAGATTAGCTAACCGATGCGGAGAAGTCCGTTTATTCCGGCTGGACCAAGCCCACCAAGCCATTGAGAAGATTATGGAAAGCTTTGGGCGAAATCAAGGGGGGAAGTATCCGAATCAGAACTTAGCAGAATTACAGACGCAATTGACAGCAATCATGGGAGAATGCGCCGGAGCTGTAAGGCACCGAAAAAAATTGGAAGAGGGGCTCAGCCGATTGGAAGCTTTAAAGGATTCGGTTCCCGGTCTTTCCTTTATCAAATCTAAAGATGGTTGGTCCCTGTTCACTTTCCAACATAAACTTACCGTATCAGAAATGATTCTAAAGGCCGCTTTGAAAAGAGAGGAAAGCCGTGGCGCGCATTTTCGGGAGGATTTTCCAAATCAAGATGACAAATCCTGGCGTGTCAATATCTGTATTCAAAAAGATGAAAAGGAAAAAATGAAACTTACTCTGGAGCCAGTTCTCTGCCTATGA
- a CDS encoding MmgE/PrpD family protein encodes MSPTQTIAEFITRYDRNDLSQEALERAKVSIMDYVGVTLAGISEESSVIVRRIITGMGGKPQATVWGSDLKTSVMLAALANGTAAHALDYDDTNAVMMAHPSIQLLPALFALGEYEHLTGEEVILAYVVGFEVGARLGRALNPNFVIQGWFPVGPLGVLMQTAACSKLLGLDSDQIRMALGLATNLASGLRCNNGTMAKPLMSGSAASNAILASLLASEGMSASESALEDRFGFFENFSRGDMTRLEQAVESLGAPLEILHSGISYKLYPCCAGTHTAIDCALDIAQNYSLNVDNIEEIEVSITSGVKYLLIHPRPKTETEAKFSLEYCVARAILDGQIGLDQFTSEKIEDPALQTLIKKVKPNYGDQRSLSVEIQVRMNSGDTYSSQVTEAKGTPGNPLNWPDLEQKFQQCAKSLLSDEEVRQTLEQLKHFERLQDVAQFVATFIQTGSQ; translated from the coding sequence ATGAGCCCCACCCAAACGATCGCTGAATTTATTACACGGTATGATCGGAACGATCTGTCTCAAGAGGCCCTGGAGAGGGCCAAGGTCTCCATTATGGATTATGTGGGAGTGACCTTAGCGGGCATCTCGGAAGAAAGCTCCGTCATTGTGAGAAGAATCATAACAGGCATGGGCGGAAAGCCCCAGGCCACCGTATGGGGAAGTGATCTGAAAACGTCGGTTATGCTGGCCGCCCTGGCCAATGGCACGGCAGCTCATGCCTTGGATTATGATGACACCAATGCGGTTATGATGGCGCATCCGAGCATCCAGCTTCTTCCCGCTCTTTTTGCCTTAGGTGAGTACGAGCACCTAACCGGGGAAGAGGTCATCCTGGCTTATGTGGTTGGGTTCGAGGTCGGGGCCAGACTAGGCCGGGCGCTGAATCCAAATTTTGTCATTCAGGGCTGGTTCCCGGTGGGGCCGCTGGGAGTCCTGATGCAAACGGCGGCCTGCTCAAAGCTACTTGGTTTAGATTCAGATCAAATCCGGATGGCCCTGGGGCTCGCAACGAACCTTGCTTCAGGACTCAGATGTAATAACGGAACCATGGCCAAACCCCTCATGTCAGGAAGCGCAGCCTCCAACGCCATTTTAGCTTCCTTGCTGGCCTCCGAGGGGATGAGCGCCAGTGAGAGCGCGCTTGAAGATCGTTTCGGATTTTTTGAAAATTTCAGCCGTGGAGATATGACCAGATTGGAGCAGGCGGTTGAATCTTTGGGAGCGCCTCTTGAAATTTTACACTCTGGAATCTCTTACAAACTTTATCCCTGCTGTGCAGGCACGCACACAGCCATTGACTGCGCCCTGGACATTGCGCAGAATTATTCTCTAAATGTAGATAACATTGAAGAGATAGAAGTTTCGATTACTTCGGGTGTCAAGTACCTTTTGATTCATCCCAGGCCAAAAACAGAGACCGAGGCCAAATTCAGCCTGGAATACTGCGTCGCCAGGGCGATCCTGGATGGCCAAATAGGGCTGGACCAGTTCACATCAGAGAAGATTGAAGACCCGGCCCTCCAGACTCTAATCAAAAAAGTAAAACCCAATTATGGAGACCAGAGATCTTTATCCGTGGAGATACAGGTGCGGATGAATTCCGGTGACACTTATTCTTCGCAAGTTACAGAGGCCAAAGGCACCCCAGGCAATCCTCTAAACTGGCCGGACCTAGAACAGAAGTTTCAACAATGCGCCAAAAGCCTCTTATCGGACGAAGAGGTCCGTCAAACACTGGAGCAGTTGAAGCATTTTGAACGATTGCAGGATGTAGCCCAATTCGTTGCCACATTTATCCAGACCGGGAGTCAGTGA
- a CDS encoding ABC transporter substrate-binding protein, with product MKPLPKARFLVLKGTNAWLICLLSLFMIGLFVVAPAIAVEPQYGGTLRVAMTPPRSLDPHMETYQQTTMVTNNTNNRLLRWNRDLTGVELDLAESWRRINDLTYEFKIRKGVRFHDLPPVNGRELTSADVKYSIERMAGMYGKSSKFKHKYYFENRLTSIETPDKYTIIFKTKEPYAPFIPYIASDWSAIVPKEAVEEFEDLRRKAIGTGPFMFKEFVRGSHITLVKNPNYFKKGLPYLDKIHIKIMRDPAAVMSAFLAKKLDAFGPYFFQVPTIKKEAPEAVILRRKSMHCWILRVPPCVKDYESLKPPFNDRRVRQAISMAIDKKKLLKLAWGGAGTVQIGNVPNFPPYSLTEADQVEYNPEKAKKLLAEAGYPNGFETDFITWNLPYMTMPAQVIKEMLKGVGIQANLKTMEMAQYFNKIYRFNYEMALHVMTAGYDPDDWLGHYFGSPEETTTYKWCNRKVWKLIVEQRRTLDKQKRTALIHEIQKELMRDGATTFLYTQDRFNAHWPYVHRPYYYHPNDPLMGELVWLEKH from the coding sequence ATGAAACCATTACCAAAAGCAAGATTCCTGGTTCTGAAGGGAACCAATGCATGGCTCATTTGTTTATTATCTCTATTTATGATCGGTTTATTCGTTGTGGCCCCTGCCATAGCTGTGGAACCGCAATACGGGGGGACGCTTCGTGTCGCCATGACGCCTCCAAGATCCCTTGATCCGCACATGGAGACTTACCAGCAAACAACCATGGTTACAAATAACACTAACAACCGCCTTTTGCGCTGGAACAGGGATCTGACGGGTGTCGAACTCGATCTGGCTGAAAGCTGGAGACGAATCAACGATCTCACCTATGAATTCAAGATCCGTAAGGGCGTTCGTTTTCATGATCTCCCGCCGGTCAACGGCCGCGAACTCACTTCAGCGGACGTTAAGTACAGCATCGAAAGGATGGCCGGGATGTATGGTAAAAGTTCCAAGTTCAAGCATAAATACTATTTCGAGAACAGATTGACCTCGATCGAGACGCCGGATAAATACACCATTATATTCAAGACCAAAGAGCCTTATGCACCTTTTATTCCTTATATAGCTTCTGACTGGTCTGCCATTGTACCCAAGGAAGCGGTGGAGGAATTCGAGGATTTGAGGAGAAAGGCTATCGGCACCGGGCCGTTCATGTTCAAGGAATTCGTGCGCGGCTCCCACATTACCCTGGTCAAGAATCCAAATTATTTCAAGAAGGGACTGCCATACTTGGACAAGATCCATATAAAAATTATGCGTGATCCTGCGGCGGTGATGTCAGCCTTTTTAGCCAAAAAGCTGGATGCGTTCGGGCCCTATTTTTTCCAGGTTCCAACGATCAAGAAGGAAGCCCCCGAAGCTGTGATCTTGAGAAGAAAATCCATGCACTGCTGGATTCTCAGAGTTCCGCCCTGTGTCAAGGATTATGAATCCCTCAAACCGCCCTTCAATGACAGGAGGGTAAGGCAGGCCATTAGCATGGCCATTGATAAAAAGAAATTATTAAAGCTGGCCTGGGGCGGGGCTGGCACGGTCCAAATAGGTAATGTGCCTAATTTCCCTCCATACTCATTAACCGAAGCCGATCAGGTGGAATACAACCCCGAAAAGGCCAAGAAACTTCTAGCTGAGGCCGGCTACCCCAACGGGTTTGAGACAGATTTTATCACGTGGAACCTGCCTTACATGACTATGCCAGCCCAGGTGATCAAGGAGATGCTCAAGGGGGTGGGCATCCAGGCTAATCTGAAGACCATGGAGATGGCCCAGTACTTTAACAAGATTTATCGGTTTAACTACGAAATGGCTTTGCATGTAATGACGGCCGGATACGACCCGGATGACTGGCTCGGCCATTACTTCGGTTCGCCCGAAGAAACCACCACTTATAAATGGTGCAACCGAAAGGTCTGGAAACTGATTGTCGAACAAAGGAGAACCCTGGACAAACAGAAGCGCACCGCACTGATCCATGAGATTCAAAAAGAGTTGATGAGGGACGGAGCCACGACTTTTCTATATACTCAGGATCGGTTTAACGCCCACTGGCCTTATGTTCACCGTCCTTATTACTACCACCCCAATGATCCGCTCATGGGTGAGCTAGTATGGCTGGAGAAACACTGA
- a CDS encoding GntR family transcriptional regulator, with translation MMKPSLQKEVIPLYSRIASTLRNRITSGQYEPGGKLLSEEGFVQHFGVSRITVRKALSQLEMEGLIVRNRGRGTFVSQTIPAKKQSIYTSVRDIVLSIERSEIKPLGIQKVKVGQTRVAHDIRAFFGLSNADEIAQIRRVLLRKGTPLHFFENFMPLGIAKHITLKDIAEKKAIIKILQEKMDLKIGRGEMYLEAIPADPDIAKILRCQVFDSFVRAQVFFWLPSDEPFEIVNYFIRADNFKYKIDIDTNDFENSTLDI, from the coding sequence ATGATGAAACCTTCTTTACAAAAAGAGGTCATTCCTCTCTACAGCCGCATCGCGTCCACCCTCAGAAACAGGATTACTTCCGGACAATATGAACCTGGCGGTAAATTGTTAAGCGAGGAAGGCTTTGTCCAGCATTTCGGAGTCAGTAGAATTACGGTTCGTAAGGCCCTCTCTCAACTTGAAATGGAAGGGCTTATCGTTCGCAATCGCGGCAGAGGAACCTTTGTGTCGCAAACAATTCCCGCCAAGAAACAATCCATTTATACCAGCGTTAGAGACATCGTGCTCAGCATAGAAAGAAGTGAGATCAAGCCTCTCGGCATCCAGAAAGTAAAGGTTGGACAAACTCGGGTAGCACATGACATCCGCGCCTTTTTCGGCCTCTCCAATGCAGACGAAATTGCTCAGATCCGCAGGGTCCTTCTGCGCAAAGGAACCCCTCTCCATTTTTTTGAAAATTTTATGCCTTTAGGGATTGCAAAGCATATTACCTTAAAAGATATTGCCGAAAAAAAGGCCATCATCAAAATTTTGCAAGAAAAAATGGACCTGAAGATTGGTCGAGGTGAAATGTACCTCGAGGCGATTCCCGCAGATCCGGATATCGCAAAGATTCTTCGATGCCAGGTTTTTGATTCGTTTGTTCGCGCCCAGGTCTTCTTCTGGCTCCCCTCTGATGAACCGTTCGAAATAGTGAATTATTTTATAAGAGCGGATAACTTCAAATACAAGATTGATATTGACACGAATGATTTTGAAAACAGTACACTCGATATTTAA